The following are from one region of the Pseudazoarcus pumilus genome:
- a CDS encoding c-type cytochrome, whose translation MIKRSLLLSLLLVAGGLQAQDRTPDLEKGKQIAAGVCAGCHGADGNSAIADNPKLAGQIPEYLYKQLRNFASIDGADPARPNAIMGPMVAALSDEDMQDVAHFYAAQEAEPSVAEENENVEQGRNIWRAGIVAKGVPACAACHGPAGSGMPAQYPGIAGQHTKYTLTQLQAFREGERANDPAQMMRMIALKMTDKEMAAVANYAAGLRHIDD comes from the coding sequence ATGATCAAGCGTTCCCTTTTGCTTTCGCTGCTTCTGGTCGCTGGCGGCCTGCAGGCCCAGGACCGGACCCCGGATCTCGAAAAGGGCAAGCAAATCGCCGCAGGTGTGTGCGCCGGCTGTCACGGCGCGGACGGCAACAGCGCGATTGCCGACAACCCCAAGCTCGCCGGCCAGATTCCGGAATACCTCTACAAGCAGTTGCGCAACTTCGCCTCGATCGACGGCGCCGACCCGGCACGGCCGAACGCGATCATGGGACCGATGGTCGCGGCGCTGTCCGACGAGGACATGCAGGACGTCGCCCACTTCTATGCGGCGCAGGAAGCGGAGCCGAGCGTGGCCGAGGAAAACGAAAATGTCGAGCAGGGCCGCAACATCTGGCGCGCCGGCATCGTCGCCAAGGGCGTACCCGCCTGTGCCGCCTGTCACGGCCCGGCCGGCAGCGGCATGCCCGCGCAGTATCCGGGCATCGCCGGTCAACACACCAAGTACACGCTGACCCAGCTGCAGGCCTTCCGCGAGGGCGAGCGTGCCAACGATCCGGCGCAAATGATGCGCATGATCGCGCTCAAGATGACCGACAAGGAAATGGCTGCCGTCGCCAATTACGCGGCCGGCCTGCGTCACATCGACGACTGA
- the yihA gene encoding ribosome biogenesis GTP-binding protein YihA/YsxC, which produces MPIFRNARFEISIAKASGLPPPNGAEVAFAGRSNAGKSSAINTLAGHTRLAFVSKTPGRTQLINFFRLNCGAALVDLPGYGYAKVPPDVRRQWQGLLEHYLKRRENLVGLVLIMDSRHPLTPLDRQMIGWFAPSGRPIHILLTKSDKLSRNQAAAALALVRRELADMGDQVSVQLFSSLAKTGGDEVEQVVGRWLGLDMAGDEKEKPRA; this is translated from the coding sequence ATGCCCATCTTCCGCAACGCGCGTTTCGAAATCTCCATCGCCAAGGCCTCCGGTCTGCCGCCTCCGAACGGCGCCGAAGTCGCGTTCGCGGGGCGCTCCAATGCCGGCAAATCCAGCGCGATCAACACGCTCGCCGGACACACGCGCCTGGCCTTCGTGTCCAAGACGCCGGGGCGCACGCAGCTGATCAATTTCTTTCGCCTGAACTGCGGCGCCGCGCTGGTTGATCTGCCCGGCTACGGCTACGCCAAGGTGCCACCGGACGTGCGTCGGCAGTGGCAGGGCCTGCTCGAACATTATCTGAAGCGCCGCGAGAATCTGGTCGGCCTGGTGCTGATCATGGATTCGCGCCATCCGCTCACCCCGCTGGATCGCCAGATGATCGGCTGGTTCGCGCCCAGCGGGCGTCCCATCCACATCCTGCTGACCAAGTCCGACAAGCTCTCGCGCAACCAGGCGGCGGCCGCGCTGGCGCTGGTGCGACGCGAACTCGCCGACATGGGCGATCAGGTGTCGGTGCAGTTGTTCTCCAGCCTGGCCAAGACCGGTGGCGACGAGGTCGAGCAGGTGGTCGGCCGCTGGTTGGGGCTGGACATGGCCGGCGACGAAAAAGAAAAGCCCCGGGCCTGA